One segment of Candidatus Zixiibacteriota bacterium DNA contains the following:
- a CDS encoding DUF1697 domain-containing protein, with protein sequence MKQPRYISLLRGINLLGHKKIAMAELRALYESLGFKEAQTYIQSGNVIFSAPETDIAALVHKIEKKIKLRLGYDVSVIIRTAEEIRKIVEKNPFAGKEASKLHLTFLAESPDSFPAAEVDKVRDKAERYVHSGREIYLFLPNGYGRTKLNNNFFERKLKVTATTRSWRTVIALAEMAEAVR encoded by the coding sequence ATGAAACAGCCTCGATATATCTCGCTGCTGCGCGGTATCAATCTGCTCGGGCACAAAAAAATCGCTATGGCTGAACTAAGGGCGCTCTATGAATCACTGGGGTTCAAAGAAGCGCAAACTTACATTCAGAGCGGAAATGTCATATTCAGCGCCCCGGAAACCGATATTGCCGCGTTGGTTCATAAAATAGAAAAAAAGATTAAGCTGAGGCTGGGGTATGATGTCTCGGTTATCATTCGGACTGCCGAGGAGATACGAAAAATTGTCGAAAAGAATCCGTTTGCCGGAAAAGAGGCAAGCAAGCTGCATCTGACTTTTCTGGCCGAGTCGCCCGATTCATTTCCGGCCGCCGAAGTAGATAAGGTCAGGGATAAAGCTGAAAGATATGTCCACTCCGGGCGGGAGATTTATCTTTTCCTGCCCAATGGGTATGGACGAACCAAGCTAAACAACAATTTTTTCGAGCGAAAATTGAAGGTAACGGCGACGACACGGAGCTGGAGGACAGTAATAGCGCTGGCGGAGATGGCGGAGGCAGTCCGATAG